In Solanum pennellii chromosome 7, SPENNV200, the following are encoded in one genomic region:
- the LOC107026184 gene encoding probable serine/threonine-protein kinase PIX7, producing the protein MEKEKKKEKNCGCWAVLRLSNVIGGSSDSKHSVNSIPRTSLVYDAATETRYLNASNREMCVPDEARVSSDTPTDPPTQLPPAAENKVQRQLLQFTFHELKSATGNFRPDSILGEGGFGYVFKGWIEENGTAPAKPGSGVTVAVKSLKPDGLQGHREWVAEVDFLGQLHHPNLVKLIGYCIEDDQRLLVYEFMTRGSLENHLFRRTIPLPWSNRLKIALGAAKGLAFLHGGSEPVIYRDFKTSNILLDSEYNAKLSDFGLAKAGPQGDKTHVSTRVVGTYGYAAPEYVMTGHLTAKSDVFSFGVVLLEILTGRRSMDKKRPSGEQNLVAWAKPYLADKRKFYQLVDPRLELNYSVKGVQKISQLAYICLSRDSKSRPSMDEIVKALTPLQDLNDLAILSNHSRLTQSGRRKKKLDGMQQLTFNHSRSIRGSPLHSGRQHCK; encoded by the exons atggagaaggagaagaaaaaggagaagaatTGTGGTTGTTGGGCTGTTCTTAGGCTCAGTAATGTTATTGGAGGATCCTCTGATTCTAAACACTCTGTTAATTCAATTCCAAGAACTAGTCTTGTCTATGATGCag CTACAGAGACTCGGTATCTCAACGCTAGCAACCGGGAGATGTGTGTACCAGATGAAGCTAGAGTGTCATCAGATACCCCTACTGATCCACCAACACAGCTTCCACCAGCTGCAGAGAACAAAGTGCAGCGGCAGCTGCTTCAGTTTACATTTCACGAGCTAAAATCTGCAACGGGGAACTTCAGGCCCGATAGCATTCTTGGTGAAGGTGGATTTGGATATGTATTCAAAGGCTGGATAGAGGAGAATGGAACAGCACCAGCAAAGCCCGGTTCTGGGGTTACGGTTGCTGTCAAGAGCTTGAAACCGGATGGTCTTCAAGGTCATAGAGAATGGGTG GCAGAAGTAGACTTCCTTGGACAGCTTCATCATCCTAATCTTGTCAAGTTAATTGGTTATTGCATCGAAGATGACCAAAGGCTTCTTGTTTATGAGTTTATGACTCGTGGAAGCCTCGAAAACCATCTCTTCAGAA GGACGATACCTCTCCCGTGGTCAAACAGGTTAAAAATTGCTCTTGGTGCAGCCAAAGGCTTAGCGTTTCTCCACGGAGGCTCTGAACCTGTCATTTATAGAGACTTCAAGACATCGAATATCTTACTTGATTCG GAGTATAATGCTAAGCTTTCGGATTTTGGCCTTGCTAAAGCTGGTCCTCAGGGTGACAAAACACATGTTTCTACAAGGGTTGTAGGAACTTATGGATATGCTGCTCCAGAATATGTGATGACAG GACATTTGACAGCAAAGAGCGATGTTTTCAGTTTTGGAGTTGTGCTGTTGGAGATTTTAACAGGTAGGAGGTCTATGGACAAAAAGCGCCCGAGTGGAGAACAAAATCTTGTAGCATGGGCAAAACCATATTTAGCTGACAAGAGGAAGTTTTATCAACTCGTGGACCCTCGTCTGGAGCTAAATTACTCCGTTAAAGGAGTGCAAAAGATCTCACAGCTAGCTTACATTTGCCTAAGCAGGGATTCTAAATCTCGTCCTTCCATGGACGAGATTGTTAAGGCTCTTACTCCGCTACAAGACCTCAATGATCTCGCTATATTATCAAATCATTCTCGGTTAACACAATCAGGAAGACGAAAGAAGAAACTAGACGGAATGCAACAACTTACCTTCAATCATTCCAGGAGTATCAGAGGCTCTCCATTACACTCTGGTAGGCAACATTGTAAATAA